One part of the Chryseobacterium mulctrae genome encodes these proteins:
- the porD gene encoding type IX secretion system protein PorD, which produces MKKIIILFFLIVFNFGVSQELLATVNVNSQQLGGSNTQAYKALEKSLRDFINNTSWTGKRLQNFEKIKSNFSIVLSERDGNRFKGILVVQAVRPVFSSSYESPLLNLQDTRFAFEYAENENLIFNERQFSGKNLIDVISFYVYLILGYDADSFQSMGGTQWFSKAQQIAQNSQNRNYEGWNQINEPKSRSILIGEILNPNMSQLRSTIYTYHRAGLDGLFNQDQTQAKKIIFDALMQLKTYENSFQQNYFFNLFMDNKADEIFNIFNSGNNGAVNIGTLKQQMIIFSPKNTESRWNKWK; this is translated from the coding sequence ATGAAAAAAATAATCATACTCTTTTTTCTGATTGTATTCAATTTTGGGGTTTCTCAGGAACTTCTGGCTACAGTTAATGTAAATTCTCAGCAATTGGGCGGAAGTAACACACAGGCTTATAAAGCTTTGGAGAAAAGTCTCAGAGATTTCATCAACAACACAAGCTGGACAGGGAAAAGACTTCAGAATTTTGAAAAAATAAAATCAAATTTCTCGATTGTTCTCAGCGAGAGAGATGGAAACAGATTTAAAGGAATTTTAGTTGTTCAGGCGGTTCGTCCTGTATTTAGCAGCTCATACGAATCTCCACTTTTAAATCTTCAGGACACCAGATTTGCTTTCGAATATGCTGAAAACGAAAATCTTATCTTCAACGAAAGACAATTTTCGGGAAAAAACTTAATCGATGTGATCAGCTTTTATGTTTACCTTATTTTAGGCTACGATGCAGACAGTTTTCAGTCGATGGGTGGAACTCAGTGGTTTTCTAAAGCGCAACAGATTGCCCAAAACTCACAAAATAGAAATTATGAAGGCTGGAATCAGATTAATGAACCCAAGAGCCGTTCTATTTTAATTGGTGAGATTCTTAATCCGAATATGAGCCAACTTCGTTCTACGATTTATACTTACCACAGAGCTGGTTTAGACGGGTTGTTTAATCAGGACCAAACACAGGCTAAGAAAATTATTTTTGATGCTTTAATGCAGCTTAAAACCTACGAAAACTCTTTCCAGCAGAATTATTTCTTCAATCTTTTTATGGATAATAAAGCAGATGAGATATTCAATATTTTCAATTCCGGAAATAACGGAGCTGTAAACATCGGTACGTTGAAGCAACAGATGATTATTTTCTCTCCAAAGAACACAGAATCCAGATGGAATAAGTGGAAGTAA
- the coaBC gene encoding bifunctional phosphopantothenoylcysteine decarboxylase/phosphopantothenate--cysteine ligase CoaBC — MSISGKKILIAVSGGIAAYKIHFLIRDLVKKGAEVQVIMSPDAEHFVTKLSLSTLSKNPVYTEFYSDNGTWNSHVEMALWADVMIVAPCTANTLAKMIHGICDNLLIATYMSAKCPVFIAPAMDLDMYQHPSTKNNLKLAEKFGHTVIPAESGELASGLVGQGRMAEPETIVKTIEEFFNSDQKKYLQGKTVLITAGPTYEAIDPVRFIGNHSSGKMGFSLAEEAAKRGAKVILISGPSSLKPKHQNIELHRITSAKEMLDKVFEYYDTIDIGIASAAVADYAPKVVASEKIKKNEDTFTIELIKNPDILKTMGDKKAHQFLVGFALETQNEEENAKGKLAKKNLDMIVLNSLRDEGAGFKNDTNKIKIFTKTEKMEFDLKSKENVAKDILDCIEAQFLK, encoded by the coding sequence ATGAGTATTTCCGGGAAAAAGATTCTCATTGCCGTTTCTGGTGGAATAGCTGCCTATAAAATTCATTTTCTCATTAGAGATTTGGTAAAAAAAGGCGCCGAAGTTCAGGTAATTATGTCTCCTGATGCAGAACATTTTGTGACCAAACTGAGTCTTTCCACGCTTTCAAAAAATCCTGTTTATACAGAATTTTACAGCGACAACGGAACCTGGAACAGTCATGTTGAAATGGCACTTTGGGCAGATGTAATGATTGTTGCGCCTTGTACAGCAAATACTTTGGCAAAAATGATTCACGGGATTTGTGATAATTTGTTGATTGCGACATATATGTCTGCAAAATGCCCGGTTTTCATTGCTCCTGCAATGGATTTGGATATGTATCAACATCCTTCAACTAAAAACAATCTGAAACTTGCCGAAAAATTTGGTCACACTGTAATTCCTGCAGAAAGTGGCGAACTGGCAAGTGGTTTAGTCGGCCAGGGAAGAATGGCAGAACCAGAAACGATTGTAAAAACTATTGAAGAGTTTTTTAATTCAGATCAAAAAAAATATTTGCAAGGAAAAACGGTTTTAATTACTGCCGGACCAACTTATGAAGCCATTGATCCTGTTCGTTTTATAGGAAATCATTCTTCAGGAAAAATGGGGTTTTCTTTGGCTGAAGAAGCTGCAAAAAGAGGAGCAAAAGTAATTTTGATTTCAGGACCAAGTTCTTTGAAACCTAAACATCAAAATATCGAGTTACACAGAATTACATCAGCAAAAGAAATGCTCGATAAAGTTTTCGAATATTATGATACCATCGATATAGGAATCGCAAGTGCCGCAGTTGCAGACTACGCTCCGAAAGTAGTGGCCTCGGAAAAAATTAAAAAAAACGAAGACACTTTCACAATAGAACTCATCAAAAATCCAGATATTCTGAAAACGATGGGTGATAAAAAAGCGCACCAGTTTTTAGTTGGATTTGCTTTGGAAACTCAGAACGAAGAAGAAAATGCAAAAGGAAAACTGGCAAAGAAAAATCTAGATATGATTGTTCTGAATTCACTTCGTGACGAAGGTGCAGGTTTTAAAAATGACACCAATAAAATAAAGATATTTACCAAAACAGAGAAAATGGAATTTGATTTAAAATCAAAAGAAAATGTCGCTAAAGATATTCTCGATTGTATTGAAGCTCAGTTTTTAAAATAA
- a CDS encoding DNA-directed RNA polymerase subunit omega — protein sequence MSVKDTKAEVNTITYDKDKIEDKVGSIYEAIVIMGKRAEQINAEIRTELHNKLDEFAVHNSTLEEVFENREQIEISKHYEKLPKPTSIAIQEWLDGDVYFRKTEERK from the coding sequence ATGAGCGTAAAAGATACAAAAGCAGAAGTAAATACTATTACTTACGATAAAGATAAGATTGAAGATAAAGTAGGTTCAATCTATGAAGCTATTGTGATCATGGGGAAAAGAGCAGAGCAGATCAATGCAGAAATCCGTACTGAATTACACAATAAATTAGACGAATTTGCTGTTCACAACTCTACTTTGGAAGAAGTTTTTGAAAACAGAGAGCAAATCGAAATTTCAAAACATTACGAAAAACTTCCGAAGCCAACATCTATTGCTATCCAAGAATGGTTAGACGGTGATGTATATTTCAGAAAGACTGAAGAAAGAAAATAA
- a CDS encoding outer membrane protein assembly factor BamD, with amino-acid sequence MKKYILGIFAIAVLASCKSQQEKALRSADKNFILKAANENFAKKKWKNALALYDRLPNLVAGTDDAPNVVFNSAYANYYDKNYRLAGNQFKNFSVSFPQDNRKEEAAYMSALCYYNGSMDYNLDQSSTELAINELQEFLNAYPNSERSKNINTMIDELSYKLEFKAYENAKQYFKMADYKASVTTFENVLDDFPSTKLRPKIYDYMMKSRYSLALGSNYDLKGERIESALAFTRQVEKELPNTEYSKTALDLREKLEKEKKDFVVAKKQMEEKIAVLTAKQKKIADKLAEQNKTEQQIKEQIANEKKAMQIQRDSAALQTPPPAATFKIQR; translated from the coding sequence ATGAAAAAGTATATTTTAGGTATTTTCGCCATTGCTGTTTTGGCATCGTGCAAAAGTCAGCAGGAAAAAGCGTTGAGAAGTGCAGACAAAAACTTTATTCTTAAAGCTGCAAACGAAAATTTTGCTAAAAAGAAGTGGAAAAATGCATTGGCACTTTATGACAGACTTCCAAATTTGGTTGCAGGTACAGATGATGCGCCAAATGTGGTTTTCAATTCTGCGTATGCCAATTATTACGATAAAAACTACAGACTGGCTGGAAATCAGTTTAAAAACTTTTCGGTAAGTTTCCCTCAGGATAACAGAAAAGAAGAAGCTGCTTATATGTCTGCATTGTGTTACTACAACGGCTCTATGGATTATAACCTAGATCAGTCGAGTACAGAATTGGCTATTAATGAGCTTCAGGAGTTTTTGAATGCATATCCTAATTCTGAAAGATCAAAAAACATCAATACAATGATTGATGAGCTTTCTTATAAATTGGAATTCAAAGCTTATGAAAATGCCAAACAATATTTCAAAATGGCAGACTACAAAGCTTCAGTTACCACTTTTGAAAATGTTCTGGATGATTTTCCAAGTACAAAGCTTCGTCCGAAAATCTATGATTATATGATGAAGTCGCGTTATTCTTTAGCTTTAGGATCAAATTATGATTTAAAAGGAGAGCGTATTGAAAGCGCTTTGGCTTTTACAAGACAGGTTGAAAAAGAACTTCCGAATACAGAATATTCTAAAACAGCTCTTGACTTAAGAGAAAAACTTGAAAAAGAGAAAAAAGATTTTGTTGTCGCTAAAAAACAAATGGAAGAAAAAATTGCAGTACTTACAGCAAAACAAAAAAAGATTGCCGATAAGCTTGCAGAACAGAATAAAACAGAGCAGCAAATAAAAGAACAAATCGCTAACGAGAAGAAAGCAATGCAAATTCAGAGGGACAGTGCAGCGTTACAGACACCTCCTCCTGCGGCGACTTTCAAAATCCAAAGATAA
- a CDS encoding TetR/AcrR family transcriptional regulator codes for MGKKFSEKQIHILDIAEELIAKKGYEGTSVRDISTKANINVAMISYYFGSKEKMMSYLYQYRVLKTRENFSEFADTIKDGRPEMQMKEMIKYIVSQLFRYNYFHGFVTQELRHTENLKDELLDFYQLFVRKLDEVIKKGVTSGAFTFTPKPEDILTTILGSTLFVIRNKNFYELYVPHKDDESYTKEAEKKVRMNLLMNIFAVLGYAAD; via the coding sequence ATGGGAAAAAAGTTTTCTGAGAAGCAAATTCACATTCTTGATATTGCCGAAGAACTCATCGCCAAGAAAGGATATGAGGGAACATCTGTACGAGATATTAGCACAAAAGCCAATATCAATGTCGCAATGATTTCTTATTATTTTGGCTCTAAAGAAAAGATGATGTCTTATCTATATCAGTATAGAGTATTAAAAACAAGAGAGAATTTTTCTGAATTTGCAGACACCATAAAAGACGGCAGACCCGAAATGCAGATGAAGGAAATGATCAAATATATTGTCAGCCAGCTTTTCAGATATAACTATTTTCATGGTTTTGTCACTCAGGAACTTCGTCATACAGAGAATCTCAAAGACGAGTTACTGGATTTTTATCAGCTTTTTGTAAGAAAATTAGATGAAGTCATCAAAAAAGGGGTTACTTCAGGAGCTTTCACATTTACACCAAAACCAGAGGATATCCTTACCACAATACTTGGTTCTACCTTGTTTGTCATCAGAAATAAAAATTTCTACGAGCTGTATGTTCCTCACAAAGATGACGAATCTTACACCAAAGAAGCAGAAAAAAAGGTGAGAATGAATCTCTTAATGAATATTTTTGCTGTTTTGGGATACGCCGCAGACTAA
- a CDS encoding TatD family hydrolase, protein MEFFDFHHHKKNISKGIYNLEYGEAPPEFLYSIGIHPQDIQLENIESQYDWLNSNITENCFAIGECGLDGLISNEQKIQEQVFKRQIEISNEFQKPLIIHCVRKFYEVISFRKMANQPMIIHGFNKKQNIANDLLKNKFYLSFGKPVLYNLSLQNVLKTIPLDKMFLETDNEDFNIEELYIRVSKLKGISLERLNEQISENLETIQHG, encoded by the coding sequence ATGGAATTTTTTGATTTTCATCATCATAAGAAAAATATAAGTAAAGGGATTTACAATCTGGAATATGGTGAAGCTCCACCAGAATTTCTATATTCAATAGGAATTCATCCTCAAGATATTCAATTGGAAAATATTGAGAGTCAATATGATTGGTTAAATTCTAATATTACTGAAAATTGTTTTGCGATTGGTGAATGTGGTCTCGACGGATTGATTTCTAACGAACAAAAAATACAGGAACAAGTTTTTAAAAGGCAAATTGAAATTTCTAATGAGTTTCAAAAACCTTTGATTATTCATTGTGTAAGAAAATTCTACGAAGTGATTTCTTTCAGGAAGATGGCAAATCAACCGATGATTATTCATGGTTTTAACAAAAAACAGAACATTGCAAATGACTTACTTAAAAATAAATTTTATTTGAGTTTTGGAAAACCTGTTTTGTATAATCTATCTTTGCAGAATGTTTTAAAGACAATTCCTTTAGATAAAATGTTTTTGGAAACCGATAATGAAGATTTTAATATCGAAGAATTATATATAAGGGTTTCAAAATTAAAAGGGATTTCTTTAGAAAGACTTAACGAACAAATTTCAGAAAATTTAGAAACGATTCAGCATGGATAA
- a CDS encoding tRNA threonylcarbamoyladenosine dehydratase, with amino-acid sequence MDKVWLERTELLIKEAGVEKLNKAAVLVVGLGGVGSFAAEFLARAGVGKMTIVDGDTVDITNINRQLPALHSTVGKHKVDVVSERLMDINPNLELVKVNEFLNPERMAEILDGGNFHYILDCIDSVTPKVSLIIAARRRKIKIVSSMGAGGKSDPSKVIVRDISKTQHCHLAREVRKRLKKEKIDKGIRCVFSDEIQDEDSLKMTDGSNYKRSFYGTISFLPAIFGLYAASEVINHLLKKD; translated from the coding sequence ATGGATAAAGTTTGGCTTGAAAGAACAGAATTATTGATAAAAGAAGCAGGTGTTGAAAAATTAAACAAAGCCGCTGTTCTGGTTGTAGGTTTAGGTGGAGTAGGTTCTTTTGCAGCTGAGTTTTTAGCGAGAGCCGGTGTCGGAAAGATGACGATTGTAGATGGCGATACTGTAGATATTACAAATATTAACAGACAGCTTCCTGCCCTGCATTCTACTGTAGGAAAGCATAAAGTAGATGTTGTTTCAGAAAGATTGATGGATATTAACCCGAATCTTGAGCTGGTAAAAGTCAATGAGTTTTTGAACCCTGAAAGAATGGCGGAAATTCTAGACGGTGGAAATTTTCATTACATATTAGATTGTATTGATAGTGTTACTCCGAAAGTATCCTTAATTATTGCTGCAAGACGCAGAAAAATAAAAATTGTAAGCTCGATGGGAGCGGGCGGAAAATCTGATCCGTCTAAAGTTATCGTTCGTGATATCAGCAAAACCCAGCATTGTCATCTTGCGAGAGAAGTAAGAAAAAGGTTGAAAAAAGAAAAAATAGATAAAGGAATTCGTTGTGTGTTTTCAGATGAAATTCAGGATGAAGATAGCTTGAAAATGACTGACGGAAGCAATTATAAAAGATCTTTTTATGGAACCATCAGTTTTCTTCCTGCAATTTTTGGATTGTATGCAGCTTCGGAGGTTATCAATCACTTACTGAAGAAAGATTAA
- the rnpA gene encoding ribonuclease P protein component, translating to MSEFKYPKEEKLKKENEITLLFAKGKWRSCGNLRIIILKNHPDLQNENVKLGVSVSKRYFKKAVYRNRVKRLLRECYRLNKDLFKTSFGDKTIAMLFWVSNELPEKFQDVEAEFIKLCQSQKKS from the coding sequence ATGTCTGAATTTAAATATCCGAAAGAAGAAAAACTCAAAAAAGAGAATGAGATCACTTTACTTTTTGCAAAAGGTAAGTGGAGGAGTTGTGGAAATTTGCGCATTATCATTCTTAAAAATCATCCGGATCTACAAAATGAAAATGTAAAACTAGGAGTTTCGGTTTCTAAAAGGTATTTTAAAAAAGCAGTGTACAGAAACCGTGTGAAAAGGCTTTTAAGAGAATGTTACCGCTTGAATAAAGATCTTTTTAAAACGAGTTTTGGCGATAAAACAATTGCTATGCTGTTTTGGGTTTCGAATGAACTTCCTGAGAAATTTCAGGATGTGGAGGCTGAGTTTATTAAATTATGTCAGTCTCAGAAGAAATCATAA
- a CDS encoding DUF4126 domain-containing protein, which translates to MLDQIPYLPYVLSAFIGIGLAAATGFRVFLPMFAVSLASYFQWIPTHESFEWLSGLPALITTGIATLAEILAYYIPIVDHLLDTVSVPMATIAGSVLFASQFADLGTFPQWGLALIAGGGTAATISSGFAGIRAASTATTGGLGNPVVGTTETAGAGIMATLAMVAPVIAAFLAIATVIIIVILGRKALRKLRKRKEALNN; encoded by the coding sequence ATGTTAGATCAAATTCCCTATCTTCCGTATGTTTTAAGCGCATTTATTGGTATTGGACTTGCTGCTGCAACAGGTTTCAGAGTTTTTTTACCGATGTTTGCGGTGAGTTTAGCGTCTTATTTCCAATGGATTCCCACTCATGAAAGTTTTGAATGGCTTTCTGGTCTTCCTGCATTAATTACTACAGGAATTGCCACTTTAGCAGAAATTTTAGCTTATTATATTCCGATTGTAGATCATTTGCTCGATACTGTTTCTGTTCCGATGGCGACGATTGCGGGTTCTGTACTTTTTGCAAGTCAGTTTGCAGATTTAGGAACATTTCCACAATGGGGATTGGCTTTAATTGCAGGAGGAGGAACTGCGGCAACAATCAGTTCTGGATTTGCAGGAATTCGCGCGGCTTCCACAGCGACAACTGGTGGACTTGGAAATCCTGTCGTTGGAACTACAGAAACTGCAGGAGCCGGAATTATGGCAACTTTAGCAATGGTTGCTCCGGTAATCGCAGCTTTTTTGGCAATTGCAACTGTAATTATTATTGTAATCTTGGGTAGAAAAGCATTGAGGAAATTAAGAAAGCGAAAAGAAGCTTTGAATAATTAA
- a CDS encoding nitrilase-related carbon-nitrogen hydrolase, whose translation MKIIGLNQDIIWKNKIENFQLIENQLQNQEADLFLLPEMFSTGFCMDAAEVSDKNEESLEFLKKISKEKNTAFSGSASVKVGDQFFNRMYFVKPDSEVIFYDKRHLFSFSGEDKIYTPGNDRVIVEYLGIRFLLQVCYDLRFPVFARNNDDYDAILYVANWPEKRVGAWEHLLKARAIENLSYVFGLNRIGTDGNDLFYQESSHCFFADGKEISQKNENLVSAELNLEDLKDFRNHFQFLNDRDVFEIK comes from the coding sequence ATGAAAATTATAGGATTAAATCAGGATATTATCTGGAAAAATAAAATCGAGAACTTTCAGTTGATTGAAAATCAGCTACAAAATCAAGAGGCAGATTTATTTCTTTTGCCGGAAATGTTTTCTACAGGTTTTTGTATGGATGCTGCTGAAGTTTCAGATAAAAATGAAGAATCGCTGGAATTTTTAAAGAAAATTTCAAAAGAGAAAAATACAGCCTTCTCAGGAAGCGCTTCTGTAAAAGTTGGTGATCAGTTTTTTAACAGAATGTATTTCGTGAAGCCAGATTCTGAAGTAATATTTTACGATAAAAGACATTTGTTTTCCTTTTCAGGCGAAGATAAAATCTATACTCCAGGAAATGACAGAGTCATCGTAGAATATCTTGGAATTCGTTTTCTGTTACAGGTTTGCTATGATTTGAGATTTCCAGTTTTCGCAAGGAACAATGACGATTATGATGCTATTTTATACGTTGCCAACTGGCCGGAAAAAAGAGTCGGAGCATGGGAACATTTATTGAAAGCTCGAGCAATTGAAAATCTATCGTATGTTTTTGGCTTAAACAGAATCGGAACAGATGGAAATGATCTTTTTTACCAGGAAAGTTCACATTGTTTTTTTGCTGATGGTAAAGAAATTTCTCAGAAAAATGAAAATTTAGTTTCAGCCGAATTAAATTTGGAAGATCTTAAAGATTTCAGAAATCATTTTCAGTTTTTGAATGATCGGGATGTTTTTGAAATAAAATAA
- a CDS encoding DUF6646 family protein, which translates to MKKLVFMLMVFAGVAVSAQAYTGKGDQKVNLGFNAWGYGTGITATYDYGLNQLISVGAGANAYFDGYKDNNDDNRVFIFGRVNFHLKEALELPEKLDIYPGVDLGVLGRDFGIGAHIGARYFFTEKVGVFAEVGNNGSLGVSFNF; encoded by the coding sequence ATGAAGAAATTGGTTTTTATGTTGATGGTTTTTGCCGGAGTGGCGGTCAGCGCACAAGCCTACACCGGAAAAGGGGATCAGAAAGTTAATTTAGGATTCAATGCATGGGGTTATGGAACGGGAATTACCGCGACTTACGACTATGGTTTAAACCAGTTAATATCTGTCGGAGCCGGGGCAAATGCTTATTTTGACGGATATAAAGATAATAATGATGATAATAGAGTTTTTATATTTGGAAGAGTTAATTTTCATCTAAAGGAAGCTTTAGAATTGCCTGAAAAGCTTGATATTTATCCCGGAGTTGATCTTGGAGTTCTTGGCAGAGATTTCGGTATTGGAGCTCACATTGGCGCAAGATATTTCTTTACAGAAAAAGTTGGTGTTTTTGCAGAAGTTGGGAATAATGGAAGTTTAGGAGTTTCTTTCAATTTTTAA
- the rseP gene encoding RIP metalloprotease RseP, translating into MELAIKIFQFILSISILVILHELGHFLPAKYFKTKVEKFYLFFDPYFSLVKKKIGETEYGIGWLPFGGYVKIAGMVDESMDTEQLKQPAQPWEFRAKPAWQRLIIMLGGVTVNFFLAWLIYGCLSFFNGETSFDTAKVDAPMNYTSVAKGMGFQDGDKILKVDGKTQNNFDKLALDVLLSDEITVLRSGKEVTFPTNDDGKAMAFKDENPRAFLTPRFPAVIDSIYNPKTLQAGLKVGDQVVAVDGKKISYYDEFQETVRNSAGKDLKVDVMRDGAIQPLVLSVSKEGTLGLASYIDKRLKTYYITKHFTFGESIGRGFTRSIESLTYQVKQFKLIFNKKVQGYKKVGGPLAIIKNMPVDKAKDGSVSIDWTAFWSFTAMFSVWLAFLNLIPIPGLDGGHVIFTLYEMIVGKPVPQKILENAQMVGVIFLLGLMLLIFGADIFKIITNKF; encoded by the coding sequence ATGGAATTAGCAATTAAGATCTTTCAATTTATATTAAGCATCTCTATCTTAGTAATTCTTCACGAGCTTGGGCATTTCTTACCCGCAAAGTATTTTAAAACCAAAGTAGAAAAGTTTTATCTTTTCTTCGACCCCTATTTTTCTCTAGTTAAAAAGAAAATTGGTGAAACAGAATACGGTATCGGATGGCTTCCTTTCGGAGGTTATGTGAAAATTGCCGGAATGGTTGACGAAAGTATGGATACCGAGCAATTGAAGCAACCTGCACAACCTTGGGAATTCAGAGCGAAACCAGCTTGGCAGAGATTGATCATCATGTTGGGTGGAGTTACGGTAAATTTCTTCCTTGCTTGGTTGATCTACGGATGTCTTTCATTTTTCAATGGTGAAACTTCTTTTGATACAGCGAAAGTTGATGCTCCAATGAATTATACAAGTGTTGCTAAAGGAATGGGTTTCCAGGATGGAGATAAAATTTTAAAAGTAGACGGGAAAACTCAGAATAATTTTGATAAATTGGCTTTAGACGTTCTATTAAGCGATGAGATTACTGTTTTAAGAAGCGGAAAAGAAGTTACATTCCCAACGAATGACGATGGTAAAGCGATGGCTTTCAAAGATGAAAATCCTAGAGCATTTCTTACGCCAAGATTTCCTGCGGTAATCGACTCTATCTACAATCCTAAAACGCTACAAGCTGGATTAAAAGTTGGTGACCAAGTTGTTGCAGTAGATGGAAAGAAAATTTCTTATTATGATGAATTTCAGGAAACTGTAAGAAACAGTGCCGGAAAAGATTTAAAAGTAGATGTAATGAGAGATGGAGCAATTCAACCGCTTGTTTTATCGGTATCTAAAGAAGGTACTTTAGGATTGGCTTCTTATATCGACAAAAGATTAAAAACATATTATATAACTAAGCATTTTACTTTTGGAGAATCTATCGGAAGAGGTTTCACGAGAAGTATTGAGAGTTTAACATATCAGGTAAAGCAATTTAAATTAATCTTTAACAAAAAAGTTCAGGGTTATAAAAAAGTGGGTGGTCCATTAGCTATCATCAAAAATATGCCTGTTGATAAAGCAAAAGACGGAAGCGTATCGATCGACTGGACGGCTTTTTGGAGTTTTACAGCAATGTTCTCTGTTTGGTTGGCTTTCTTAAACTTAATTCCGATTCCAGGATTAGATGGTGGTCACGTTATTTTCACTTTATATGAAATGATTGTTGGTAAACCTGTTCCACAAAAGATATTAGAAAACGCTCAGATGGTTGGTGTTATCTTCCTGTTAGGCTTGATGTTACTGATTTTTGGAGCAGACATTTTTAAAATTATTACCAATAAATTTTAA